A portion of the Penaeus monodon isolate SGIC_2016 unplaced genomic scaffold, NSTDA_Pmon_1 PmonScaffold_622, whole genome shotgun sequence genome contains these proteins:
- the LOC119571427 gene encoding sodium- and chloride-dependent betaine transporter-like, translating into MSEPKAAGSAEAAKGAEEEAGRGGTSFEFSFVPGLRRRLRQRVAVPLPLLQEGGRNLRCRRRIILEAPCPTFLRISSLHVKFHMHNVHISYWSCVDFLSLTHNLFSVIVLQKLQEAIETKRRGMLMKGVHLLQDNVLFTTLTLPRCKHGQMRHWFLMSLHGFKYDLRTSTLHGMMGEVSLMAGPLQRKTKFSLLQSINRHSFPHRPVHSATPFINHSFLSLFPAAFLIPYTIMLLFSGLPIFFMELALGQYVSLGPALLFPKLAPVFSGLGWGMVVIPLLTALSFNVIIAWSFFYIFASFSDVLPWSRCDNDFNSINCFTDAEAEACKNSSLVYYNRTCLSVGDYCGLAGLGEFNKTHCHDPANGSAWVRPVETVLTRISASEDYFKNRMLGVTGRSWDDMGGLRWELVGCLALAWVIVGACLAKGIKSSGKVVYFTALFPYVILAILFVRGITLDGAMKGIDFYFLQPDFSRLKEVEVWSDAAIQIFYSLGVSFGCLITLSSYNKFNNNCMRDAIIIAFSNCSTSVFSGFVIFSILGFLAQELGVEVKDVASSGSGLAFIVYPAAVSLLPLPQLWSVLFFVMLINIGLASQLTMVETVTTTLFDYMPSLRHRKPLVVACVCFVIFLLGLSMCLEGGILMFELFFWYSAGISVIILAIAQIVGFCLGFRRFLSNIKEMGVYIPAPLKAYWLATWVFITPVMLVVICFFYIYFFVPAYWGDYVFPANIQILGWLLSASSMGLIPLGALAAICKTKSFRELFQTSPDLCPAHVRSQRAAQEERPAASFEYDNAAFEETQNKLYPELTPTE; encoded by the exons ATGAGCGAACCGAAGGCCGCAGGGTCGGCGGAGGCAGCCAAGGGGGCCGAGGAGGAGGCGGGACGTGGGGGAACCAGTTTCGAGTTCTCCTTCGTGCCTGGGCTACGCCGTCGGCTTCGGCAACGTGTGGCGGTTCCCTTACCTCTGCTACAAGAAGGGGGGCG GAATCTGAGGTGTCGTAGACGGATCATTTTAGAAGCTCCCTGTCCGACTTTTTTGAGGATCTCCTCattgcatgtgaaatttcacatgcataatgtaCACATCTCTTAttggtcatgtgttgatttcctgtCCTTAACTCATAACTTGTTTTCTGTTATAGTG CTGCAGAAATTGCAGGAGGCTATCGAAACGAAGAGGCGCGGAATGTTGATGAAAGGTGTCCACCTCCTACAAGATAACgtcctgttcacaactctcacattgcccagatgcaAGCATGGTCAG ATGAGACACTGGTTTCTGatgtcacttcatggcttcaaatacGACTTGCGGACTTCTACACTGCATGGAATGATGGGAGAAGTGTCACTCATGGCGGGACCTTTGCAGAGAAAGACTA AATTCTCTTTATTGCAATCTATCAACCGACACTCATTTCCTCATCGACCAGTTCACTCTGCCACGCCATTTATTAaccattcctttctctccctttttccagcGGCCTTCCTCATTCCCTACACAATCATGCTGCTGTTCTCCGGCCTCCCGATCTTCTTCATGGAGCTCGCCCTCGGCCAGTACGTCAGCCTGGGTCCCGCTCTGCTCTTCCCCAAACTGGCGCCTGTGTTCTCGG GCCTGGGCTGGGGGATGGTCGTGATCCCCCTCCTGACGGCGCTGTCCTTCAACGTGATCATCGCCTGGTCCTTCTTCTACATCTTCGCCTCCTTCAGTGACGTCCTGCCCTGGAGCCGCTGCGACAATGACTTCAATTCCATTA ACTGCTTCACCGACGCAGAGGCCGAGGCGTGCAAGAATTCCTCCCTCGTCTACTACAACCGGACCTGCCTCAGCGTCGGGGACTACTGCGGTCTGGCTGGCTTGGGGGAGTTCAACAAGACCCACTGCCACGACCCCGCCAACGGGTCGGCTTGGGTCAGACCCGTCGAGACAGTCCTCACGAGGATTTCAGCCAGCGAGGATTATTTCAA GAACCGCATGCTGGGCGTCACGGGGCGGTCCTGGGACGACATGGGCGGCCTCAGATGGGAGCTGGTGGGCTGCCTGGCGCTGGCGTGGGTGATCGTGGGCGCGTGCCTGGCCAAGGGCATCAAGTCGTCCGGGAAAGTCGTCTACTTCACCGCCCTCTTCCCCTACGTCATCCTCGCCATCCTCTTCGTCAGGG GCATCACCCTCGACGGGGCGATGAAAGGGATCGATTTCTACTTCCTGCAGCCGGACTTCTCTCGcctgaaggaggtggaggtgtggAGCGACGCCGCCATTCAGATCTTCTATTCCCTTGGCGTCTCCTTCGGCTGCCTCATCACGCTCTCCTCCTACAACAAGTTCAACAATAACTGCATGAG agACGCCATCATCATCGCCTTCTCCAACTGCTCGACCTCCGTCTTCTCCGGCTTCGTCATCTTCAGCATCCTGGGTTTCCTGGCGCAGGAGCTCGGCGTGGAGGTGAAGGATGTGGCTTCCTCGGGCTCTGGTTTGGCCTTCATCGTGTATCCTGCGGCAGTGTCCCTGCTGCCCCTTCCGCAGCTGTGGTCTGTCCTCTTCTTCGTCATGCTCATCAACATTGGCTTGGCGTCGCAG cTGACGATGGTTGAGACCGTGACCACTACCCTGTTCGACTACATGCCCTCCCTCAGGCACCGTAAGCCCCTCGTCGTCGCCTGCGTGTGCTTCGTGATCTTCCTGCTGGGGCTTTCGATGTGCCTCGAGGGCGGGATACTCATGTTCGAGCTCTTCTTCTGGTACTCCGCCGGGATCTCCGTCATTATCCTGGCCATCGCGCAGATCGTCGGCTTTTGTCTGG GTTTCCGGAGATTCCTGAGTAACATCAAGGAAATGGGCGTATACATCCCCGCCCCTCTGAAGGCCTACTGGCTGGCTACTTGGGTCTTCATTACACCCGTTATGCTCGTG GTGATCTGCTTCTTCTACATCTACTTCTTCGTGCCGGCGTACTGGGGCGACTACGTGTTCCCGGCCAACATCCAGATCCTGGGCTggctcctctccgcctcctccatgGGCCTCATCCCGCTAGGAGCCCTCGCCGCCATCTGCAAGACCAAGTCCTTCAGGGAACTCTTCCAGACCTCGCCTGACCTGTGTCCTGCGCACGTCAGGTCACAGAGGGCGGCGCAGGAGGAGAGGCCTGCAGCTAGCTTCGAGTATGACAACGCGGCGTTTGAAGAGACGCAGAATAAA